The following are from one region of the Carassius auratus strain Wakin chromosome 13, ASM336829v1, whole genome shotgun sequence genome:
- the LOC113112721 gene encoding TATA-box-binding protein-like, translating into MEQNNSLTPFTQGLASPQGAMTPVLPICSPIMEFGTGLTPQSVQNTNSLSLLEEQQRRQQQQQAASQQQGGMMGAAGQTPQLYHSQVSTTTALPGNTPVHTTPLTPMTPITPSTPASESSGILPQLQNIVSTVNLGCKLDLKTIALRARNAEYNPKRFAAVIMRIREPRTTALIFSSGKMVCTGAKSEVQSRLAARKYARVVQKLGFPAKFLDFKIQNMVGSCDVKFPIRLEGLVLTHQQFSSYEPELFPGLIYRMIKPRIVLLIFVSGKVVLTGEVIVVFKMVKIIPSNASIILLH; encoded by the exons ATGGAGCAGAACAACAGCCTCACTCCTTTCACTCAAGGGCTGGCATCTCCGCAG GGAGCCATGACACCTGTCCTGCCCATTTGCAGTCCTATAATGGAGTTCGGCACGGGTCTTACACCACAGTCAGTGCAGAACACCAACAGCTTGTCCCTTCTGGAGGAGCAGCAGCGAcggcagcagcaacaacaggCAGCCTCACAACAGCAGGGTGGGATGATGGGAGCTGCAGGCCAGACACCACAGCTCTACCACTCGCAGGTCTCCACCACAACGGCACTGCCAGGCAACACGCCAGTGCATACAACACCTCTCACCCCTATGACTCCCATCACTCCTTCCACACCGGCCTCAGAGAGCTCTGGCATCCTTCCCCAATTACA gAATATTGTGTCCACTGTAAACTTGGGGTGCAAACTTGATTTGAAGACAATAGCACTTCGAGCCAGAAATGCTGAATATAATCCAAAG CGTTTTGCTGCTGTCATCATGAGAATACGAGAACCCAGAACAACAGCTCTCATCTTCAGCTCAGGGAAGATGGTGTGTACGGGAGCGAAAAG TGAGGTACAGTCTCGATTGGCAGCCAGAAAATATGCCAGAGTGGTGCAGAAGTTGGGTTTTCCTGCTAAATTCTTAGACTTCAAAATTCAGAACATGGTGGGCAGCTGCGACGTCAAGTTTCCCATCCGATTAGAGGGCCTTGTGCTTACACACCAGCAGTTTAGcag CTATGAACCGGAGTTGTTTCCCGGATTAATCTACAGAATGATCAAACCCAGAATTGTTCTTTTAATATTCGTTTCAGGCAAAGTTGTACTTACAGGTGAGGTTATTGTTgtatttaaaatggtaaaaataataCCATCTAATGCTAGTATAATATTACTACACTGA